A region of the Dreissena polymorpha isolate Duluth1 chromosome 6, UMN_Dpol_1.0, whole genome shotgun sequence genome:
tccatattaattataatggtatcctagtagagaggccctctaaggttagtaaaacatgcaacaataatgttttacaacatcaaattagcactcttgttagcgtccaaagttggtaaatttttatgatttataatgcctaattatgttttgcgtaaaattcggaaaagataaaagtaattataaaagcaatattttctaccgccttgaattaaaataatatcgttgtgaaggaaaatttatgacgttcctaaaatatgcaaaagtattttttcaatatcagatgtgcgctgtaggttggtataagttgtttgatttccctaccaaatcatgacatttttctgttttaaaggtacagttttaaagcgtaaaattgtttccggtaacccgaccctacgtttttttttcttgccgaccctaaaatttagtttggagtatttaaagtcgattttcgtgcaacacgcttttctttcgacattatcactttacatgcatataatagggatataaggcatccggataaaaaccctcccgtcaatttcataggggcggacataagctctcccgtcttttattcgaaaatttaaatatcgcttaccgttaaactgaaataatgacccttggattattttttcaatatacttagtataagaataatttcttgtgaACGCATCTCCTCTTATAATTTCAAAGGATTTTCATTTATACTCATGGACATTcttcagggcgacatgcagttgtaCGTTGATGCCGGaagttatatattgcctattaGGAAGTTCTGGCCCTTGCAAATTTGCCTCTATTAACCTCAATTGTACAGGAATCTGTCGGACtctacctaattcccccatacagaggctatatacttatgtgtaaagctaattcatgctaacaattcactgtcgcagtaaaacggctattaccgtcaaaaacagaatgtatattaaaaataaagttttcatttaggaatgcatgtatgtttcctaatttataaagaacacaataatttatatgttgaataaggttgagaATGTAATTTTGATCGAGGCAATTTAAAAACCCGCTTGTAAGTGATAAtgttattctattatatcataaaaatatccCTGTAAATGTTTGGCAAATATGATGACCTTCTAAACACATCTAGAATATCTAACAATACTacggaataaaaaaaacaacatgttattgttttaaagatcgattgtgtatatttgtaaatacttatattgaactatatacagtttaatccgtatcaactcgccatttcacttaagtttctgtttctggatttattttcatttgcattgtTTAGTCATACAAAGTACGGTGTGTCTTACCAGCAATAATGAGATTTGAGCCATGAATACACTGTATcaaaaatgaataaacaagatCCTTATTAGTTAATTCATTGTGAATTGGTCAACACTGGCCTAGCTGCTGATAGAATCTTCTCCAGAAATGAGATACACGGTAGATTCGCTGCAGCCAATACACAACTCATACtgacacatatttgttattgaaaaaaaataaacaccatagaaacgtcattataaccatcatgttTCGTGATATAACTTGTTATATCGCCCGTAATGAAAGGAGGACGAGATTattaatggcactatccggattccgtactttgataataattgttaagattttcaaatacGTTTTTTGAGTTCCCCAAACCGAAATTTTCATAAAGCACCACACTCGTGTCACTTATATTCAACGTTATGAATGCCCAAATAACGATCGTTTGGTCGcgctttggtcaagatttgtgtcCGCCTCCGCCCCTCGCCTGTGATGACCCCACCAATTTCATGTAAAACTAAAGCGGTGGTATGCATGCGCGATAAGGATCTTCATCATCATCCTGCTTTGTCCCCACgacataaaatgtcacattttcacgatactgaaacttatttttctcaatttctcttgtatatacggaaaagggatgtattatcttttattcagatcaaatcctgttcattgtacattaaaccatcattacaggttgttgtgttcgttatcggttcaaacgacatcggcacaaagaccccggtaattgggcaatgttttacacgtgttgtgcatgacgtaaattacattagctgaggtttctttaatcttaattgctgttttccacatgttacatttaagggacttggtatatcgtcgaagacatataaacttacttatcttcatttttactatcggttacaagtaccatcttggaagtatagttgactcaataaataatacaactccaaACAGAGGTGGCGCTAGAGATAACCAAACGTGATATGAatcaataataacgaaaatagggcaatacaagtaatttacgcaaatataattaGTTAACGTGTCTGTCAGGATTGTTCAAATTATCGTCATACTATCATAATGtacgattattttggaaacattattattattattattgtggatgaactaacagattcgagtccaatatcaattataaataacgttaatatcaagttgcatctgcaggaaattattgtatcgtcaaaacaaggccggtcattttaggcatgtggccaattgcaatttaattagacaCAAGACAAAAAACACGACACACACTGGGGTCATCGCATTAACATGGCCAATGCAAAGCAACGCATAGCCTGAGGTTTAGACCCGGTTTAAGGGCGCCGAAACATTACACtttgccaaaagaaaaaaacaccttcaaaagcaaaacacaaataaacctaattgcatgacaatttcaatcaaactacaataaaagagaatacgcttaattttattaaactattaaactactcaatggttgtatgttcatcagagcaacataactgtaatttcttaaggcacaatgaaatgaatgacaaaaacaacgtcgcatgtttttaataaaataataagttaactccagaaataagatcatgagggaaaatagtcaaaccacccgctgtcttttccttattgctctcacgacaacaaaagccatcatatatactattcaccctcaatataatatataaatcaaaatcattcgtaggcacttatcaggatcctctttacaaaggtaccattataattaatagcgaattaataaaactgtttcctctaaaccacttttaccttttccgggttttccattaggcattttttgtgtGCGAAAAAAAACCTTAAAGTAgaccgactttgaccgcgatttaccgACCGAccccgaccctgccatacaatatgtttacatcgttAGAAGCTTTAGAGGCTCTTCtttccaacggtaccattataattcatatcggacgaataataatgcatttataaccatttttaccttttccgggttttacctaaaataattccgggttttccggacatttccgggttttataccttcccataccaaatgttggctaaattctagcatcatttttttctcatgttatttcatacaaattcgagcattgccggatagttacgttgcatatggaaatggctgtcattaaaattcagaagtgtatgtcggattacacatttacttatgctcatttgagaataaaacaaaacgtttacagttgtgtgtaattaattcaacgtgtctttgttaaaacgcttaacgtgatgaaaacatgttttgacaatattacgcatgaaatgcacaatttccacgaggattacaccgttgccatcatcagttttctaagaaactggtcactattttatctgattagaatggtacaagtgtaggtataacaataaatgcgttaataatttatataaacattaagtttaacggacaagtgtagttcagcaacagacaagttaaatttcctaaattgttgtccgtggacaagtatagttttttgagatttcgccacccctgggcTATGTTGTTTAATTGAgcatgcttcaacggtatctgctgatagttgcatgttcgaacgtgaacaaacacattcaaataagtcacagaacgaCGCAGATATGATTATATTTATAAGGGTTCGCTTCAGCAACTTTTCACCTCAGTTGGTTAAAACGGTCACTCAGGAAGCCATTtttctggtcgtctcgatcgaatttTCGAGCGACTACAGATCTCGATtaaaaaggttacgaaacactatatttggcattcatattcagcttcaaaatcgtttctgcgagaatttttttctttttatcacaaattaaaaaaacacatgcgctatggttacagaaggacgcaaaaatgagtgcgagcggtaatttttttttccattttgaaaaaataggtgcggcaaatccgacgaccagACATCAATTTTGAGTGGCCTAAACAATAATATAAAGCTGCCTGATAATGCAATTACTATCAGCAGCGCATAGTTATTTTTAGAAAGACAGCGACGTATTTTGAACCATGAATGATACTTATGTGTGCTTCCTCTATATTGTACATAGTCACTTCTGAGTATTTGCTGATTGATTTGCTAAACATTTACTCAAGTGATTTAAttaatatcttaaattatttGGCAAGATTAGTGTCATGTTGATATGTTATTTCAACATCTTAAATATTACGTTGTTTGTCTACATTCTGAAGTGCATTTTAACAATTTGtgattcttttttatttgttttttgatatGTCAACGCTTGATTCAATATGGACATCGAGTGAACGTGTGTAATACTAAAATCTTTATCCTATGCTTGGTATATTTTCTCTCTGAAGCGAAATATGCTAGTTACctgtatgtttatataattttacaaacaatttatgttagGCTATTTCGTGTTTGACTGTTTGATATAATAAAGACATTTTGTTTTGGTTTAcatcacaggtattgggcgcgttgccaagtcactttaacactatcaatatgtcataaaacaactttttttcataaaaaaaaatatatataaaaatctgatataatataaataaacaaggtaggtatctcttgacacggGAAAATCACCTATATCAACATTTTTAAGACATttagtgcctaaatggcggtcgatttacgtaaactatgtaccattttgttgggaaaggatgcctcgtgacgaaaaatgaccacgaacggctacttgccaacataaactacaagaaaaacttCTCGAACTCGTAAAAATGCCAGGTCGGCTTcgatctgaccgaacgttcaATGCCGATTTTTACAAAagtaaaagtatcgaaataccccagctaccgaaTATAATCCGCATtcgtacaataaacaaatacgagtttatcaactaGCAACACCGAGTAACATAAACGCCAGGGTTTctaaaaaaatcgtattggtggagaaattcgacttaacattcaacatgttgatgaaaaaatgatatgaccagGTGCAGTGCCAAAGATGTCAATATATGACAGGAGTGcggttcatttataaacttaaaagctcattattacagctgatttatgcgcTTCGCATGCTTGTTCCTTGCAGTGATACTTTTCATACTTACGGTTTGGTTACTGTTTGAAATAATGTGGAGTGAATGATACATTTACgtagaaaacaaacacataatgtcCTGAACACTTGCACTGGACCCCCTCAATTGTTCAATCCCGGACAGACCGACGTTCTAACGAGAGGTACATTATGAGATTATTCCTTTGATGTTTCTTTGATCTTTTTTAACCCCACAAGTATATGTTTAACCCCATAAGTGCGTTTTTTTTACGCGAAACTTTAAATGACTTGTAAAGTAAAACACATACTATGACGCCATTTTATAAGTATAGTGATAAAAGACCAgagctatataatttaaatgcaatcttGACGATTTCTCtcatatatattgcttttattaAAGACGTGGTCTCATAGCTTAAATTTTATCAAGTTTATCAAGTTTAAGCTTTGTTGAATATGCATCATTTTTAACGCAGGTAAACATTCGGATGCAGACACATTTATGTCACAGCTCACTAACTCGATATTAGGGGGAAGTCCCTTGAAAAACAcgttttatatattaaacaagcaaattgtGCAAGTACAGATTTAAAACCGATTAATGATGACTAAGATGAACAAAATTAGGGGGAGTCCCTGGAGAAAACATATTTGTCATAAACGAATGTAAGCGAATATTGCAAGTACAGATTAAAAATGCGATAAATGGTGAAGAACACGAGGCAGTCTCCTCGCGCATGAATAATTTCAATTGAGTGAACATAAATTGCCCAGATATCGcagaatattttatgttattgtaattcAGAATTCTTATAGGACTGGTACATTTAATTGCGCGCGAGAGTCCTTTAGATGAGGTATTTGTCGATTGTTAATACATTGTATATCTGATTCAACATTGTTCGGGAGTTGAATATGGTCTATAATTCTGAAATATGGAGAATATATAGTTcgttgcattttattattatgatatatcaGAAGAGTCTAATATTGAGCTCAAAAAAGCGTGTTACGCTCAAATGGAAAGTACGCcctagttttaaatgttataatttgctGAAATCTGGCTGAATATATTCCTTCAAGGCTTGGGGCTTCAGCAGATGAGAACtgcgtgttatctatgcaaatacacataagaaggaggcttggattgggttttgaaaatttatgtttatattttacatatatcattaccaaaaagaaCGAAAATAAACAGACATTTACACACGTGAATTGTCGGAGATGTTTTCAAAGCTGTCAACTATAAGTCCTGTATCATTGATCCAAATTTAGTTCagatttatgaaagtctacccataattggaactataggctgaatatattaatatacatatttagATTGCCTAACTGACGTATATTTgtacctgtatgaatcaattgctttacatttacaattattttcaaacaataaaaaacatcaaaagatacaaataagctggcaattaactaagcttcagaagggatataattatgaaacctcaatgttcaatgaaaatgatctaaaatgcACCAGAGTGGgtataaatcagctgtaatagtgagcttttaagtttataaatgaactgaactcctgtcatatcttgacatctttgcactgcaccgggtcatatcttttttcatcaacatggtaattgtaaagtcgaatttctccaccaatacCATTTCGTttagaaaccctggcggatatgttactcggggacattggttgatatcattttcggtgcaaaaactttgtcactggcatacctttaaagaaatttgtcaATATAGTGCTACATAGGGGACAAATCCatgcatcgtcgacttcaaatagtcacatttcaataaatcctgaataataataaccaggatttttctaacatacatgataatacctcctttgcatataccaacagtattttatttaaaaaatgcctttaaacaattatagaactggatttacttaccctaccgaaattcagcaaaatttatcggaaacttttccaagcacgtccaacttttcacatcatatcgggGTGAACTCTATGGTAAAGCATACTCTTCTAGCAACGCCACTGGATAGGTACTTTTGCAATTGTCTTCCGCGTTATAATAATAACATCTTGTTATTGATTTATGTTGTAATTGTTATGTTGGGTATCGCGGAAGCGGAAGTTTTAAACCGTTTTTTTTCTCGTGTGTCCGGCAGGGTAgatctattttaaaaatattaagttaagttgttttgttttcgggtatttttttaagtgtttttctaCCTCAACTGTCAGTGCATTACATGTATGTTTTGCAATAAGATTTTTTTCTGTTTCTATTCAACATCAAACATCTATCATTGTAGTGACGAAATGAATCCCTGAGAGATATGTAGTGATATAACATAGTGACCTTCTGGTTGAATACACTACTggctgtgaaatgacgtcatgttaGTGTTGATCGTTTCGTCATATTTTACCCTTTCCTATAATATGGAGAACATGAAATCATCATCGTGCTGTGGTATTGTGTCGTTATCGTATTTATTACGGTACAGATACAAATAATGACCGAGTTATTCTCCAATAAATTTTTGGTCAATCTGTTCGAACAATCTAGAGTTCGAGCCTTCTTGTTAAAAAATAGGGGGCGAAGATCTGCGATCCGAGAAGACGCGTAACCATCTATGTCCTGAAGTTGAATAGATTGCATATACATCAGTAGTTATTTCACCGCCGATTGTCTTCTTTATCGACATTTTTGGTTCAAATATATTTGCTGAGAGACACTTAATAAATATAGAAATGcggttgtgtgtgtttttttttctataaatgtaTCTATACTTTCAATTAAGATCCCACACGATAAATAGTTAACAAAATTCAAATGAAATCAAATTATTGACAACTTTAATGACACAGTATGGTTCTTTTTTAAtctattgtttttgttataacaCATTTCAACCGGTTACAACAAAACGATCAACCGTCGAACAAAGTTCAGCAAATTAAAACTCGTAGTCAAGAACCATCATATGCTCGATTGTTTAAACATGTGCACGTATTTCATAAGACTACAGTTAAATGTATGCTTTTTGATTCCAAAAATAATCATAACGTCATTTTGCGGATATTAAAACACCATCGTATGCATAATAATCATGTAATAGACTCAAGCATAATTCCAAAGGATTGGTTTCTGAATTATCATTGCCGTTAATACTAAGACTTCTGAAGATGTATACAGATATATTGAAATCTGAAATCACTGATTCTGTATTTTGCAACAGAATTAAACATATAACACATGGAACATATAGATTTATTGGTGTAAAATACAGAATGATGATAATATTTGCCACATTTTGCCCTTGTTATGCAACATATTTAATTCAGTGCGAGACATATTTGTTTTTCCAGACAGCATTCTTTGATGTATTGTGCGGATGTTTAGGGCTTTGAAATCCCCCGTATTATTGAGAATGCACCTTTGCAATATTGCATGCAGAATTACGGAGTTAATCAATATACAAATAATGCTATGACAATGGAGAGTATTGCAGGCTTCCAGACTGTGTAGAATACCATGCTTAACGTCTTAGATATTGGCGTAAACATCTGCATATTCACAGATACACTAGgcattgttatatgtttttaatgaTCGGGAGAGTAAACTGGACTGCTTCTGTAAACAAAACCTTAAAAAGGGTATAAGGAGATTATAACTGTATAATATAGACATCAACACACGTTGCGTCGTATCCTTTATGTTATAATGCATGTtcaaaaaaaatacacaaagtgTAATAAGCATTTAATCTGAAAGAAAGAAACTGCTATTGTGGGATTTTGACAACGAAAACTTACAATAACTACACTATTTTCTTGCACACAGCTGACATTGTAAATCACAATAAACACTCAATATAATGAGGTTAAGCGTTCAAATTACTAATACTAAATCATAGCAAGGGTTCATTGCAATCAGGGTTatagttaaaataattaatacttaatCCAAATAAGTGCCCATTTATAATCAGGGTTAGCGTTCAAATCACTCACACTAAATCATAGTAAGATTGCAATCACGGGTAGCAATTCAATCGTTGACACTTATAGCATGTGACCATTGACCTTTCACGGTAAATTTTACATCGCATACATATCAGTTAcattcaaaaatataaatgaaagaaatataaaatgtttattgGTATGTGTAGATAAAGATAATTATGTTTAATGTGTTATTTCCATCTTTGCAACATCGCTTAGAGTGTCCTAGTTGCATACGAGAATACGTCCCATTACAAGCCATGATAGTCATTGTTGACTTCAGATGTTTCTACCTAAAATGTAATATCATTTATTAATACAAACATAACGCAAATTAAGCAgttatacttaaaataaaaacaacattattctATTTGCCATACATGTGTAATTATGTTTTCCTTCgcctttacatttattttaaatagcagttacacatttattttaacaagagGATTCAACAAGCGTGTCGGTGTGTAGATTACATGTAAGctgttaataaaatatgttactaTTTCGTAACCAGGATGAATTAGAAAAGTTAACTTATTGCAAGTCACAATAAATTGACCTATATTTCATAACGCGATCCGATAAAATGGTAAATTGTATTCATGTTAAAGTTATACaactgtattttattaaatataaaagaaGGTTAGGTAATTATGTTGAGCCATCTTGATGTGTTGTaaagttcatttaaaaaatgaattattataaagtattttttatttatatattctttGGTGATAATTGATGGTACATTACgcttacatatttaatattcaatacaTAAAAGCCACTTGTATATGAGATTGAATCTAACAAAGTTAAGGTCAATAAATTATTGCGGAAATAACAAACTGTTTGTCGTAGTCAACACTGTTATTACTGCAATAAGCAACACTGGGTTGGAAATGATTCCTTTATTGTTACCTATTTGCTCATACGTGTGCTGGGTATTTTCAATCTCAGACATCTGGGTAtctttaaaatcacaaaataaaatatgagTTATCGTTTAATTAAAACATCCACACAATAAACAGTATTGTAGCAATATAATAATACACATATCAGAGTTAAAAGGCGTGTGTACGCGCGCGTATACACGCAAAAGAGAAGGGAAATAAACTCACGTTGTTCAGATTGATCCGTCGTCCTCGTTTTGGATGGAGTGTCAGGAAGGTCAATGCCATCAGGTGAAGAGTCTTAAACGATTTAACATTTCTGTTTACATTTGAGTCGATAACCATCGGGAAACACAACAAATACCATAAACATACGTGTTTTATTTGTTATACAGCTgtagttttaattaatatttatctaGACAATTTGCATACGCATGCATTTTTCCCAATATGTTTTACTTGCCCGTCTCTGTTGATATACCTGTTTACAAACTGACTGCTTGTATCACCTATGACTGTCTGCGAAGCCATGCCCATAGTCCGAATGAAATTTAATTGCTTTACCACACATAATTCGAAATTTTTATTTCCTTAGATTTACAGTACATCCGCatatattgataattatttcCAATGTAATTGAAATACGCGCGTATGTGCATGGCAATCTTAGTTATCTAGTAAAAAggtgtataaaacaatgttaacccACCTGTCTTAACACAATTGCATTTACAAATCACGTGTCGTCTTCTAAGCATCAGGAGTACAACTAATACTATAGCAACGCATCCGCCCATCACCGCGCCAACAATGATGGTAGTCGTCTGTTGCCTTGTTTCTGGATCTGTTAGCGTCGTCGCTGCCTCTGAAAACATATCCGTTAACGCATAATCGTTCCCGTTTCACACCCGATTTCAGTTTCATAGTTTCAGGACATTATGTGacgttaaataaaaattatatttttggtacTATTTTTATCACTTATTTGTATGTTATGGCTGTTAGACTTATTTGAATTATCTCGTGACTGAACGCTAGCATTTTTAAATAACACCAATGCCTGGCGCAATTATGGTGTTCTAAAATTGTTCGATGTTTGACGATGGTTGCCGATCAATAAAATTTGAATATGAAAGTAAGTATTTAAATCCATATGCATGTGGCTAAAATTTCGGTTAGGCACGAGAcatgaaacattttaatatatactcTTAATTAAAGGGCAGAAAAGTTTACAATGATCAACAGATAATAGATATTGAAAGCTGGACAATTTCCACTCTTGAAAACACGTCATGATGGGCAAAGTCCATATCGGCACATCTTCGGCATTGTTTGCCTGAGTACTTTTCAAAGACAATTCAAACATCGAATACATTATGTCTATGTTCATACGAAAGATGATGTTAATTAATTAAAGGCATGaagttttttgtacattttcttaTATTAAGATGGGCATATTTAACAGAAGCTATTACATGCAGTACCTTTAGATTCAATGAGGACACTATGACTGGTAACCGCCACCCCAGATCCGGGGTTTTTGGCAGTACAAACATAGCTTCCCGCCTCCCCAAATTCGAACGAACCAATGGATAACACGAAACCATTCACGATAACGGCGCCTGATTTCGACCACGTGTATAAACACGCGTCTGGTACACATCGAGCCGAACACGTGATGTTATTAAGAACTTGACCTTCTGTCATTTGGTAGTTAAGAGTTGGTGGTGATAGCGACACGGAATCGGGACCAACTTAAATGTAAGCAcacatttttgttatatattcatTTTCGAAGAAATTTGTTCCGAGTCTTGACAacttgtaaacaaaaaaatcaacaaaaaaaattTATTGTACATTAAGATCCATAATTGACTTATCTTAAATACAATTGTGtcttatttgtaaaaaataatgaataaaagatatttttttttatataaaatacgtATTGTAGTGTagatatttcaacataaaaagcATTCAGGTCACTTACTTCTTATCTCAATTACAACAATGGGACTCTCAGTCGTCACATTCAATTCTGGATTTGTGGCAGTGCATGCGTAACTTCCATCTTCGCCCCTGTTGAGAGAGCCAAGTGACAGAACATTGTTGTCGCTGACAAGGATATCTGACTTTCTCCATATGTAAGTGCAAACTGGGACACAGCTGGCCGAACATCGAATGTCGGACATCAATTGTCCCTCATTATTGGTGAACGACAACTGATTCGGCGAAAGTGTGACCATGTCAGGACCATCTGTAAATAATGTAGAATTAAAGCATACACACTCTTTTTTATTTGGTCAGAGTAGTTTTGTTTTACCGAAGTAGTGGGTTACAATAATGACCGGTGAATACATGATGCTTAAACTTTGACCATTAAAGGGATTCTGATTGTCTGAACGCGTTCCTGGTACAATACAGAAAACACATGGACACACGTTCGTTTGAATATTACTTTTTGATACATTCATTTGTTCTCattacacttt
Encoded here:
- the LOC127833298 gene encoding carcinoembryonic antigen-related cell adhesion molecule 2-like isoform X2; the protein is MSDITCSATCYPDKCSFSWTKSGNEVSNSSVLSLGSAHRNQAGNYVCTAKNPGTIETASSAIIVVEIAYGPEDITLSPDIKSYTFNEGQTLHNITCSAKCVPECTFSWKRSSTVIINNGPDMVTLSPNQLSFTNNEGQLMSDIRCSASCVPVCTYIWRKSDILVSDNNVLSLGSLNRGEDGSYACTATNPELNVTTESPIVVIEIRIGPDSVSLSPPTLNYQMTEGQVLNNITCSARCVPDACLYTWSKSGAVIVNGFVLSIGSFEFGEAGSYVCTAKNPGSGVAVTSHSVLIESKEAATTLTDPETRQQTTTIIVGAVMGGCVAIVLVVLLMLRRRHVICKCNCVKTDSSPDGIDLPDTPSKTRTTDQSEQHTQMSEIENTQHTYEQIGRNI
- the LOC127833298 gene encoding carcinoembryonic antigen-related cell adhesion molecule 5-like isoform X1, yielding MSDITCSATCYPDKCSFSWTKSGNEVSNSSVLSLGSAHRNQAGNYVCTAKNPGTIETASSAIIVVEIAYGPEDITLSPDIKSYTFNEGQTLHNITCSAKCVPECTFSWKRSSTVIINSNLLSLGYVKRGDTGIYECSARNPRSGQIVNSQTVEILIRYGPDMVTLSPNQLSFTNNEGQLMSDIRCSASCVPVCTYIWRKSDILVSDNNVLSLGSLNRGEDGSYACTATNPELNVTTESPIVVIEIRIGPDSVSLSPPTLNYQMTEGQVLNNITCSARCVPDACLYTWSKSGAVIVNGFVLSIGSFEFGEAGSYVCTAKNPGSGVAVTSHSVLIESKEAATTLTDPETRQQTTTIIVGAVMGGCVAIVLVVLLMLRRRHVICKCNCVKTDSSPDGIDLPDTPSKTRTTDQSEQHTQMSEIENTQHTYEQIGRNI